A window of Sphingobacterium kitahiroshimense genomic DNA:
GCTTTACTTTTAAAACTGAAAAAATGAAAGTAATCGGTATTATTCCAGCACGCTATGCCTCTTCCAGATTCCCTGGTAAACCATTAGTTGATATTGGTGGTAAATCCATGATTCAGCGTGTCTATGAACAAGTTAAAAATACGAGCTGTTTACATGAAGTAATCGTTGCGACAGATGATGACAGAATAGCTGAACATGTAAAGAGCTTCGCAGGAAATGTCATCCTGACCGCCTCTTCGCATCAGTCAGGAACAGACCGCTGTGCAGAAGTTATAGCCAAGGTAAGTGGATTTGATATCGTCATCAACATACAGGGTGATGAACCCTTCATCAATCCGTTACAGATCGAGTTGCTAGCATCCTGCTTCGATAAGGAAGAAACACAGATTGCCACACTCGTCAAAAAAATCCATACAGAAGACGAACTGTTTAATGTAAATATACCAAAAGTGGTTCGCAATATTGCCGGACAAGCAATCTATTTTTCAAGACAGACCATCCCCTATCTAAGAGGAATCGAACAGAAGAATTGGTTATCAAAACATAACTATTTTAAACATATCGGAATCTATGGCTATAGAACTGATGTTTTAAAAGAGTTAACGCAATTGCCTATCAGTATTTTAGAAGAGACAGAAGCTCTTGAACAACTGCGCTGGATAGAGCACGGATACACTATTCAAACAGCAGAAACAGAGCATGAAACAATCGCTGTAGACACACAAGAAGATTTAGAACGTATTATACATATGTACTTCACATCCTAGATCAACGGTGTTCTGTAAAATACAATGCACGAACACCGCTTAGTAACTCTATTTTCTCTGCTCCTGTTAAGGAACGGACTTGCTCTTTAATCTGTATCAATTCCGTTAATTGCAAGGGTGTATTTATACCCAGTAAAGCAGCAGTAACCGCCTCATTCGAAAGAACAAAAGAAAGTGCCACAGTCAGATTATTAACATGGTGTTTTTTTGCAAATGCATGTAGATTGCGAATGATATGCTGTACTTCACTTGAGCTATATTGCAAAAAATTCTCAGCTTGTTTATTGATCAGCATCCCTTTTGCTACTGCACCTCTTGCTAGAACAGAAATACGATGATGCAATAAATAAGCTCCCATTTCTTCCTCTAAACGTCTATCCAATAAACTGTACTGCATCATAACGGCACTGATATTAGATTTTGCTACGTACTCGCGAATAACATTAGAACGAATAGAAGACAAACCGTAAGTTCGAATTTTGCCCGCACTAACCAGTAATTCGAAAGCTTCGATAATTTCATCAATAGGATCTTCAATGGTACCACCATGAAGCTGGTAAAGATCAACATAATCTGTTTTTAATCGAGACAAAGATGACTCAACAGTTTTCACGATATAACT
This region includes:
- the kdsB gene encoding 3-deoxy-manno-octulosonate cytidylyltransferase: MKVIGIIPARYASSRFPGKPLVDIGGKSMIQRVYEQVKNTSCLHEVIVATDDDRIAEHVKSFAGNVILTASSHQSGTDRCAEVIAKVSGFDIVINIQGDEPFINPLQIELLASCFDKEETQIATLVKKIHTEDELFNVNIPKVVRNIAGQAIYFSRQTIPYLRGIEQKNWLSKHNYFKHIGIYGYRTDVLKELTQLPISILEETEALEQLRWIEHGYTIQTAETEHETIAVDTQEDLERIIHMYFTS
- a CDS encoding aldo/keto reductase; this encodes MQYNKLGKSAIEVSSIGLGCMSLKGSKHKQGVEIIRKAFDSGINFFDTADLYEKGFNEMLVGEAVQDFRKRIVLSTKVGNSWRADGNGWDWKASKSYIVKTVESSLSRLKTDYVDLYQLHGGTIEDPIDEIIEAFELLVSAGKIRTYGLSSIRSNVIREYVAKSNISAVMMQYSLLDRRLEEEMGAYLLHHRISVLARGAVAKGMLINKQAENFLQYSSSEVQHIIRNLHAFAKKHHVNNLTVALSFVLSNEAVTAALLGINTPLQLTELIQIKEQVRSLTGAEKIELLSGVRALYFTEHR